The Mixophyes fleayi isolate aMixFle1 chromosome 9, aMixFle1.hap1, whole genome shotgun sequence DNA window GAGACAGATAAGCAGCGCAAGTTTGACTTagactgaaaaaaaacaaagctaGTTGTCTTTGCTTACCCTCATTGCAGTTTCTCAGGAATTTGATGGTTTACAGTAGAAAGATTCACTTGTTTTAGGCTGTCATGATCTTTGAGAAGACATCATTTGGTTCTTCATTAGCCTTTAGAATCATTCCTTTAAAAGTGACACTATAGATTTGCAAACACATTGAAACAGTAACAGCACATACGGTTTGGTAGCCTCTTTGAGTGACATGGACTACTTTTAAGGACGGCAGATTACCATGTGTCAAATTCAGAATAGGGGGTGTACAGAGTCCATTTGACAGCAACTGTAGACAAGCTGGGTATGCATTATCCAGATTTGGTGGATTTAACTTAAAAATCCTTTATATACCCCATTTGATATATACACTTTTGGAGATTCAGATTTGTTGTGTTAGCGGCATACCCACTACAACTTATATGGTTGGGTTATTCCTTATTTTGTAGTCTCCATAGTAACAGATGTGTGTTCAGTCGGGGGGAACCATTAGGAAATAAGATGAAATGTGGCGTTTCATTGAAActttactttgaaaaaaaaagttacaacacTAATACACAACTTATACTATACATTGTACATTTCAGAGAATGGCTAACAAAATTGAAGATTAAGCATTTCAACTTCCTTGAAAGAACATAAAATTTGTTTGTGAAAActtacaggttaaaaaaaaataaggataaataaaaaaaaaaatgaaaacaaactccATTTGAGTCCTCTGGTGATAAAGGCAGAGCAAATGCCACTTTGCTATCGTAATAGAACGTCTTTGGTCCATGTtaagatttgtttatttttaatatcggCTTCTGCCACCTCCTCTATCAGATCTGCTTCCTCCTCGGCCACCACCTCGGGGGACACCCCGACTTGAGCTGCTGTATGAATCACGTGGAGGTGGATAACCTCTATCCATTGGAGGTGGTAGGCCACGTTCCTGTCTCCCAGCTCTGTCACGTCCACTTGAGTAGATATCATTTCGGCTGCTTGAGTAACTGTCTCTGCCTCCATATCCATCCCGAGCGCTGCTGTAATCATCATAGCGACTGCTTCCACCATATGATGGAGGGGGCCCTCTTGCAGGTGGGGCACTACGTGAGTTACCTGCAGGGTCAATGGTCAGGTGATAGGGCAATACTGAGTTACATATCACATTTCAATTTGATAATTGCACCATATTTACTTTTGCTTTTTTAGTAGgggtttgttttttgtgttttaagaAAAGGTCTCCCATGCTCAGGAAATTCTATTGGCTGGGGTAGCATGTAAAATATAACCTAGAGATTGTTGAACATAGATAAGGCACACTTTAAAAGGTCATCTCATTTGGGTAATGCGCTCCAGAGCAGCATCTTAAGACTGAAGATATTCTGCCACATGATATCCAGGGAGTTGCATTTGCTTCACTGGGGTATGTTTTTCTGATCTTGATTAATATTAGTATTCCATGTATGGGAGAATATAATTTGCCTCTGCCAGAAACTATTTTTTATCTTCACCTTGGGGCAAATAAGCTTCCTGAAAGACAGAGTACTTTACAAAATGACACCTTACCGTAAGGCTCGTAAGAATCTCTGTAAGAACCTCCACTCGGATGATCAGAATAGTCTCTATCACGGCCCCCATAACCATCACGATCCctgagcagaaaaaaaaaaattgtttaatctTGAGCATCTACATGTTAAATAtgaaaaacacaaacatttgatAACATACCCATAGCCTCTGGAGCCATAATCATCACGGGAACTTGAGTGTCCATAATCACGGTATGCGTAATCTCTTGGGGGTGGTGCATAATCTCTTGAATCTCTAGAGCTTCCGTAATCTCTGCCAGAGtaactaaaaatatttaaatatgagtATCTGCCATATGAACATACAGAGGTTAGCAATTTAAACTTTAAATGTCTTACCCGTCATACCTATCCTTTGTACTGTAGCCATCATCTCTGGGTGACATGTACACATCTCTACGAGAGGTCATTGAGTCTCGGCGAGGTGGTCCTCCATACCCATCTCTTTCACGTGACAGTGGAGCTGCGGTTGGAGGAGTCATTTAGAATAGTGGAAATTGCTTGCATTACTATTTAAGAACATGTAATTACTGTTCTTGTacaaagcaaaggtcaaaacacgaTACCTAACCATAGTGTGGTAAAGCAACTTACCTCTTCCACCCATGCCACTACTGCGAATAGGGCCAGAGGGTGCAGATCTTTTAGGAGGAGGACCTCCGCTTCTTGGGGGAGGTCCTCTTTTAAGAGGCATTTGCCCTCTTGATGAGCCACCtaatggatttaaaaaaacaaaaattaacgtTTGGCCAtagcatttttactttattttaaagtaatgtaGATGCACAGGATTTTACAGTAAAGCCACTTCTATCCAGCTCACAAGAAATTTGGGAGAAAGTGCCTTACTGCAAACTCCGTTGTCAGGGATGACAGCTTGAAGTTTAAAATGTGGTGTGTCAATTCAGCCAGTTATAGCTGCCTTCAACTGTAGCATTTTGTCCTTTGAAGGTTTAGGGTGTAAGCTCCGGGGTATGGTCAACTTGTCAAATGCAATTATTAAGCTACATAAAACTTAAGACTAAAACTACTAATGCACCAAAAGTAAGCACAAACCTCAAAGTCTTGGATACAGGAGGCCAGCAAAACTATGCAGTTTAGAAATGGCAACATCCCTAGTGAGCTATACATTTATTGTTCCTAATAATTTGTTTGCCATCACGAAGGTCCTATTTTGCCATTTTAATAACTTGTACATGCAAATTGCTGTCAGCCAATAATTTGGCACTTAGGACTGAGATAAGTTTTGTGCAACCGTACCTCCTCTTGACCCTCGGAGACCTCTTGGTGGGCCTCTGCTTCTAGGTGGTGGTGCAGGTCCACGTCTACTGGCTACTCCAAAAGACGGCTTTGTAGCTTGCTCGACCTTAATTGGCTTCCCATCCAAAGCCTGTGTTGGGAAAGAGCAAGGATTAGTTGACGCAGATGGCACAGTGCTCATTGAGAGTTCGATTTATGTTCTTCTACCAAAGCCTGTCTATAAAATGCCCTTCAATATAGTATCAGAGAAAACAGCCATCCCCTAAGTACTGATAAATGTCTCGagtaaatgctttattttttaaataaagccttCCATGTAAGATGTCCTAATAAAGTACTCTATTCCAGCCACCAAAACCACTGTTTCCATGCCGAGCATGCCCATTATGTTGTACTTTAGCTTTCATCATAAAATGGTTCCTACTTACACTCATCAGGTTTGTACAAAGTAGCAAATATTACACAACTTACAAACTGTTGCCCAACATGACATATGAGAAAGTGGCTGGTCTCAGAAAACACTTCCCCCTCTCTAAAGACAGACAGGCAAAATTTTTGGGAGTGGGAGTCAACCATAGCTTGACCACATGGCAGCCTACCGCCATGTAGCTAGCATTTGCTATACTTTGGCAAAGAGCACACAGGCAACAGTTAAGGCATTACTGCTGGAATGAATGAAAATCATGTTTTAAGTTGCTACTGTTATTTTTGGATTAAACTAGTAAAGCATTTAGAGCCACCACGGTAACCATTTACTGTACTATTAGAGTAACTTAACCATGTGCATACCTTCCCATTCAGTTCTCTTGCTGCATCCTTGGCATCTTCAGGGCTCTCAAACGTGACAAATGCAAACCCTCTGGACTTGTTTGTTTCACGATCTTTCATTAAAAGGACTGGGGGGAAAGTTCAGTTTTAGTTACTTGGCAAGTTAACCATTTCAATTCAtatagcataataaaaaaaaaaggagacgcTCAGAACTTCTTAGAGGACAAATAGGCTTTATCAACTCAACGTTTGATCAGTGCCAAGTGTTCATCACAGCTTGCtcatattctttaacattttcattttctatttgAGACACTTACCTTCAACTATATGGCCATATTTCCCAAACACTCCTTCCAAAGCCTTTTCTGTAGTCTCAGTGTTCAAGCCACCGATAAAGAGTTTGCCGGGGCGGTCAGCTTCTAACATTTTCCTTTAAATCTAATGTAAAAGACTTAATACTTTAATACAACCagcatatatatttagatatcttTTTAGCCACTAAGGAAATGACAAATCATATCACATTTGTTTTCAGAGCTAAATAACCCATGCATTTGGTGTCTGGAAAACGTTATGACAATAATTTAGTAAGAACGGTGTatagacaaaataaaaattatctgTTTGGCCGAGCTGTAAGCTCACACATCACAGGAGGTGAAACATATATAATGCTCTCGAAAAGGATTAGAGGCAACTCCTCTTGATTCTGCCAAAACCACAATTGAGTTTAAAAAAGCGGCAACAAGGCACAAAATGGCGGCCAGAAACGTGGCGGCGAGACCCGCACTGAGAGACTAATACGCCGCCGCTCAGATCACTGGCCGGGATGAAATAAAGATGGCGCCTCACATGACAGGAACATGGGCGGCTGCTCCCGAACACCCACAAATACGTATAACCCGCTAAATAGGCCGCAGCACCCCACAAATACTACACCAAGGCGCCTCACACAGTGACCAGCCCACACATAACGCGGCTGCACCCATGTAAGGGAGCCACCGCCCAGCCTAGCACCACGGAATACCATAAGATGGCGGCTCCATACTGCATGCTCCCCTGCCCCTGATCCGCTACAGACAGAAATACACCCCGCCTCGGTGCCCTGCTACAAACATCGGGTGTGAAGCCCCCTCTATAACGCCCACAAGACATAACATCCCCGGTAATATTCCTCATTACTCACCGGGTACACCTCTCTCTCACACGGCTACGCAAACAAAATGACCGCGGACAAA harbors:
- the RBMX gene encoding RNA-binding motif protein, X chromosome isoform X1; translated protein: MLEADRPGKLFIGGLNTETTEKALEGVFGKYGHIVEVLLMKDRETNKSRGFAFVTFESPEDAKDAARELNGKALDGKPIKVEQATKPSFGVASRRGPAPPPRSRGPPRGLRGSRGGGSSRGQMPLKRGPPPRSGGPPPKRSAPSGPIRSSGMGGRAPLSRERDGYGGPPRRDSMTSRRDVYMSPRDDGYSTKDRYDGYSGRDYGSSRDSRDYAPPPRDYAYRDYGHSSSRDDYGSRGYGDRDGYGGRDRDYSDHPSGGSYRDSYEPYGNSRSAPPARGPPPSYGGSSRYDDYSSARDGYGGRDSYSSSRNDIYSSGRDRAGRQERGLPPPMDRGYPPPRDSYSSSSRGVPRGGGRGGSRSDRGGGRSRY
- the RBMX gene encoding RNA-binding motif protein, X chromosome isoform X2, which produces MLEADRPGKLFIGGLNTETTEKALEGVFGKYGHIVEVLLMKDRETNKSRGFAFVTFESPEDAKDAARELNGKALDGKPIKVEQATKPSFGVASRRGPAPPPRSRGPPRGLRGSRGGGSSRGQMPLKRGPPPRSGGPPPKRSAPSGPIRSSGMGGRAPLSRERDGYGGPPRRDSMTSRRDVYMSPRDDGYSTKDSYSGRDYGSSRDSRDYAPPPRDYAYRDYGHSSSRDDYGSRGYGDRDGYGGRDRDYSDHPSGGSYRDSYEPYGNSRSAPPARGPPPSYGGSSRYDDYSSARDGYGGRDSYSSSRNDIYSSGRDRAGRQERGLPPPMDRGYPPPRDSYSSSSRGVPRGGGRGGSRSDRGGGRSRY